Proteins from one Mastacembelus armatus chromosome 16, fMasArm1.2, whole genome shotgun sequence genomic window:
- the ano10a gene encoding anoctamin-10 isoform X1: MMLQGLSVDSSGPSFTPLVVVELVSDAKEETIGWLLNKIRDQQHDGGAELLVEQLGPGVGAQEKENPNLFLVGATWQRLLSGAEDVGLFKESTDGSMRAFTCANKHNFKDFGGDGDGFLSMAECQYIIKHELDTLRAKDETHVPGYKQAKLYPGKSIIRRLLSKRILIQIFPLHDKEELKRLSFSWYKKVKLSLQPLDDIRHYYGEGQALYFGFLEYFTFALVPMALFGVPYYLFDWEDYDKYVVFAVFNLIWCTVILELWKRCSASLAYRWGTLSRKKAFEEPRPGFHGVLGFNPVTGREEPLYPNIKRQLRIYLVSLPFVLLCLYLSFCVMMVYFLMEGWALSVYDQEPTFWTGVLLFIPSIIYAVVIEAMNLIYRYAAEFLTEWENHRLESSYQNHLVLKVLVFNFFNCFASLFYIAFVVQDMVLLRQSLATLLITSQILNQFMEAFLPYWLQRRRNKKMIRKVQKRRILEDKELPLAEQVRLEADMSTYLGTFDDYLELFLLFGYVSLFSCVYPLAAVLVVLNNVTEVYSDAFKMCHVFKRPFSDPAANIGVWQLAFEAMSVIAVVTNFALIGLSPQVKTYFSDSETHLILWTVAAEHGLMAFKFILTFLIPDIPKHIQIKLARLEFESLEALKKKRQLHGGKCLKPRSSGRWCSEEERRAYKY; encoded by the exons ATGATGCTGCAGGGACTATCAGTAGACAGCAGTGGCCCCAGTTTCactcctctggtggtggtggagctTGTCTCAGACGCCAAGGAGGAAACCATTGGATGGCTACTGAACAAGATAAGAGACCAACAACATGATGGAG GAGCTGAGCTGCTAGTGGAGCAGCTGGGTCCCGGAGTTGGAGCTCAGGAGAAAGAAAACCCCAACTTGTTCCTGGTAGGGGCAACCTGGCAGAGACTGCTTTCAGGTGCAGAGGATGTGGGCCTCTTCAAGGAGTCCACAGATGGATCCATGAGGGCGTTCACCTGCGCCAACAAACACAACTTCAAAGATTTTGGAG GGGATGGAGATGGTTTCCTCAGCATGGCTGAGTGTCAGTACATCATTAAACATGAGCTGGACACATTAAGAGCCAAAGATGAGACTCATGTGCCAGGATATAAGCAGGCCAAGCTCTACCCTGGGAAATCCATCA TTCGGAGACTGTTGTCCAAAAGGATCCTGATCCAAATCTTCCCTCTCCATGACAAAGAGGAACTTAAGAGACTGTCTTTTTCTTGGTACAAAAAGGTGAAGTTGTCCCTTCAGCCTCTGG ATGACATCAGACATTACTATGGTGAGGGCCAGGCCCTCTACTTTGGCTTCCTGGAGTACTTTACCTTTGCCCTTGTGCCTATGGCCCTTTTTGGGGTGCCATACTATCTGTTTGACTGGGAGGACTATGACAAATATGTGGTTTTTGCTGTGTTCAACTTAATCTGGTGTACCGTTATACTGGAG CTGTGGAAGCGGTGCAGCGCCTCACTAGCCTACCGCTGGGGTACACTGAGCAGGAAGAAGGCCTTTGAAGAACCTCGACCCGGTTTCCATGGCGTCCTTGGGTTCAACCCTGTGACGGGCCGTGAGGAGCCTCTCTACCCCAACATCAAGAGGCAGCTGCGAATCTACCTTGTGTCCCTGCCCTTCGTCTTACTCTGTCTCTACCTGTCCTTCTGCGTCATGATGGTCTACTTCCTGATGGAGGGATGGGCACTGTCGGTCTATGATCAGGAGCCCACTTTCTGGACAGGAGTACTGTTGTTCATCCCCAGTATTATCTATGCTGTAGTCATAGAGGCTATGAACCTCATCTACAGATATGCTGCTGAGTTCCTCACAGAGTGGG agaaTCACAGGTTGGAGTCTTCATATCAGAATCACCTGGTCCTCAAAGTATTAGTG ttCAACTTCTTCAACTGTTTTGCTTCGCTGTTCTACATTGCCTTTGTCGTGCAGGACATGGTGCTGCTCAGACAG AGCCTGGCCACCCTGTTGATCACCAGTCAGATCTTGAATCAGTTCATGGAGGCTTTCCTGCCCTACTGGCTCCAGAGGAGACGCAACAAGAAGATGATCCGCAAAGTCCAGAAAAGAAGAATTCTGGAGGACAAAGAGCTTCCTCTGGCCGAACAGGTCCGGCTGGAGGCTGACATGAGCACATACTTG GGTACTTTTGATGACTACCTGGAGCTGTTCCTGCTATTTGGTTATGTCAGTCTTTTCTCATGCGTCTACCCTCTGGCTGCTGTGCTGGTGGTGTTGAACAACGTCACAGAGGTTTATTCTGATGCCTTCAAGATGTGTCATGTGTTCAAACGACCCTTCTCTGATCCCGCAGCGAACATAGGAGTCTGGCAG CTTGCCTTTGAGGCCATGAGTGTGATCGCTGTTGTGACCAACTTCGCACTGATCGGCCTGTCTCCACAAGTCAAGACTTACTTCTCAGACTCAGAGACACATCTCATACTATGGACAGTGGCTGCTGAG CATGGACTGATGGCCTTCAAGTTCATTCTGACCTTCCTCATCCCAGATATTCCCAAACATATCCAGATCAAACTGGCCCGCCTGGAATTCGAATCACTGGAGGCTCTcaagaaaaag AGACAGCTCCACGGAGG aaaATGCTTGAAGCCTCGGAGCTCAGGAAGATGGTGcagtgaggaggagaggagggccTACAAATACTGA
- the ano10a gene encoding anoctamin-10 isoform X2: MMLQGLSVDSSGPSFTPLVVVELVSDAKEETIGWLLNKIRDQQHDGGAELLVEQLGPGVGAQEKENPNLFLVGATWQRLLSGAEDVGLFKESTDGSMRAFTCANKHNFKDFGGDGDGFLSMAECQYIIKHELDTLRAKDETHVPGYKQAKLYPGKSIIRRLLSKRILIQIFPLHDKEELKRLSFSWYKKVKLSLQPLDDIRHYYGEGQALYFGFLEYFTFALVPMALFGVPYYLFDWEDYDKYVVFAVFNLIWCTVILELWKRCSASLAYRWGTLSRKKAFEEPRPGFHGVLGFNPVTGREEPLYPNIKRQLRIYLVSLPFVLLCLYLSFCVMMVYFLMEGWALSVYDQEPTFWTGVLLFIPSIIYAVVIEAMNLIYRYAAEFLTEWENHRLESSYQNHLVLKVLVFNFFNCFASLFYIAFVVQDMVLLRQSLATLLITSQILNQFMEAFLPYWLQRRRNKKMIRKVQKRRILEDKELPLAEQVRLEADMSTYLGTFDDYLELFLLFGYVSLFSCVYPLAAVLVVLNNVTEVYSDAFKMCHVFKRPFSDPAANIGVWQLAFEAMSVIAVVTNFALIGLSPQVKTYFSDSETHLILWTVAAEHGLMAFKFILTFLIPDIPKHIQIKLARLEFESLEALKKKKMLEASELRKMVQ; the protein is encoded by the exons ATGATGCTGCAGGGACTATCAGTAGACAGCAGTGGCCCCAGTTTCactcctctggtggtggtggagctTGTCTCAGACGCCAAGGAGGAAACCATTGGATGGCTACTGAACAAGATAAGAGACCAACAACATGATGGAG GAGCTGAGCTGCTAGTGGAGCAGCTGGGTCCCGGAGTTGGAGCTCAGGAGAAAGAAAACCCCAACTTGTTCCTGGTAGGGGCAACCTGGCAGAGACTGCTTTCAGGTGCAGAGGATGTGGGCCTCTTCAAGGAGTCCACAGATGGATCCATGAGGGCGTTCACCTGCGCCAACAAACACAACTTCAAAGATTTTGGAG GGGATGGAGATGGTTTCCTCAGCATGGCTGAGTGTCAGTACATCATTAAACATGAGCTGGACACATTAAGAGCCAAAGATGAGACTCATGTGCCAGGATATAAGCAGGCCAAGCTCTACCCTGGGAAATCCATCA TTCGGAGACTGTTGTCCAAAAGGATCCTGATCCAAATCTTCCCTCTCCATGACAAAGAGGAACTTAAGAGACTGTCTTTTTCTTGGTACAAAAAGGTGAAGTTGTCCCTTCAGCCTCTGG ATGACATCAGACATTACTATGGTGAGGGCCAGGCCCTCTACTTTGGCTTCCTGGAGTACTTTACCTTTGCCCTTGTGCCTATGGCCCTTTTTGGGGTGCCATACTATCTGTTTGACTGGGAGGACTATGACAAATATGTGGTTTTTGCTGTGTTCAACTTAATCTGGTGTACCGTTATACTGGAG CTGTGGAAGCGGTGCAGCGCCTCACTAGCCTACCGCTGGGGTACACTGAGCAGGAAGAAGGCCTTTGAAGAACCTCGACCCGGTTTCCATGGCGTCCTTGGGTTCAACCCTGTGACGGGCCGTGAGGAGCCTCTCTACCCCAACATCAAGAGGCAGCTGCGAATCTACCTTGTGTCCCTGCCCTTCGTCTTACTCTGTCTCTACCTGTCCTTCTGCGTCATGATGGTCTACTTCCTGATGGAGGGATGGGCACTGTCGGTCTATGATCAGGAGCCCACTTTCTGGACAGGAGTACTGTTGTTCATCCCCAGTATTATCTATGCTGTAGTCATAGAGGCTATGAACCTCATCTACAGATATGCTGCTGAGTTCCTCACAGAGTGGG agaaTCACAGGTTGGAGTCTTCATATCAGAATCACCTGGTCCTCAAAGTATTAGTG ttCAACTTCTTCAACTGTTTTGCTTCGCTGTTCTACATTGCCTTTGTCGTGCAGGACATGGTGCTGCTCAGACAG AGCCTGGCCACCCTGTTGATCACCAGTCAGATCTTGAATCAGTTCATGGAGGCTTTCCTGCCCTACTGGCTCCAGAGGAGACGCAACAAGAAGATGATCCGCAAAGTCCAGAAAAGAAGAATTCTGGAGGACAAAGAGCTTCCTCTGGCCGAACAGGTCCGGCTGGAGGCTGACATGAGCACATACTTG GGTACTTTTGATGACTACCTGGAGCTGTTCCTGCTATTTGGTTATGTCAGTCTTTTCTCATGCGTCTACCCTCTGGCTGCTGTGCTGGTGGTGTTGAACAACGTCACAGAGGTTTATTCTGATGCCTTCAAGATGTGTCATGTGTTCAAACGACCCTTCTCTGATCCCGCAGCGAACATAGGAGTCTGGCAG CTTGCCTTTGAGGCCATGAGTGTGATCGCTGTTGTGACCAACTTCGCACTGATCGGCCTGTCTCCACAAGTCAAGACTTACTTCTCAGACTCAGAGACACATCTCATACTATGGACAGTGGCTGCTGAG CATGGACTGATGGCCTTCAAGTTCATTCTGACCTTCCTCATCCCAGATATTCCCAAACATATCCAGATCAAACTGGCCCGCCTGGAATTCGAATCACTGGAGGCTCTcaagaaaaag aaaATGCTTGAAGCCTCGGAGCTCAGGAAGATGGTGcagtga